One genomic region from Balaenoptera acutorostrata chromosome 1, mBalAcu1.1, whole genome shotgun sequence encodes:
- the BLZF1 gene encoding golgin-45, whose protein sequence is MTTLESLETKVILTSSPIRGAGDGMETEEPPKSIEVTPVIQPIKHHILPSPRKKAVPSESPGVLQLGKILAEKAVEVEAVRILVPKAAITHDIPNKNAKVKSLGHHKGELLGQPEGVEEPRKELSEVKNILEKLKNSERRLLQDKEGLSNQLRVQSEVNRELKKLLVASVGDDLQYHFERLAREKNQLILENEALGRNIAQLSEQLERMSIQCDVWRSKFLASRVMADELTNSRAVLQRQNRDAQSAIQDLLSEREQFRQEMIAAQKLLEELLISLQWGREQTYYPSAQPHSTAELALTNHKLAKAINSHLLGNVGTNGQKKFPSTVEFCSTPAEKMAETVLRSLDPVSCTESSPDNPFSKSSPTTLLATKKNIGRFHPYTRYENITFNCCNHCQGELIAL, encoded by the exons TCATCCTTACTTCATCCCCAATTCGAGGAGCGGGAGATGGAATGGAAACTGAGGAGCCACCTAAATCTATTGAAGTTACTCCTGTAATCCAACCTATAAAGCATCACATCCTTCCAAGTCCACGAAAGAAAGCAGTTCCATCAGAGAGCCCAGGCGTTCTTCAGCTAGGGAAGATTCTCGCTGAAAAAGCAGTGGAAGTCGAAGCTGTAAGAATATTAGTTCCCAAAGCCGCTATAACCCATGATATCCCCAACAAAAATGCAAAGGTTAAGTCTCTGGGACATCATAAAGGAGAACTCCTTGGCCAGCCAGAGGGCGTTGAAGAACCCAGAAAGGAACTATCCGAGGTAAAGAATATATTGGAAAAGCTCAAGAACTCTGAAAGGAGGTTACTACAGGACAAAGAAGGTCTTTCAAACCAGCTCAGAGTACAGTCAGAG GTCAATCGTGAGTTAAAAAAGCTGCTGGTGGCTTCTGTTGGGGATGATCTTCAGTATCACTTTGAACGTCTAGCCCGTGAGAAAAATCAGCTTATTTTAGAAAACGAAGCCCTAGGTCGAAACATAGCTCAGCTTTCCGAACAGTTAGAACGGATGTCGATACAGTGTGATGTGTGGCGAAGTAAATTCCTTGCAAGcag GGTTATGGCAGATGAGTTAACCAACTCCAGAGCAGTTTTACAGCGTCAAAACCGTGATGCACAGAGTGCTATACAAGATCTCCTGAGTGAACGGGAACAGTTTCGTCAGGAAATGATAGCTGCGCAGAA GTTGTTGGAGGAACTCTTGATCTCCTTGCAGTGGGGAAGAGAGCAAACTTACTACCCTAGTGCGCAACCTCACAGCACAGCAGAACTAGCGTTAACAAATCACAAGTTGGCAAAAGCAATAAATTCTCATCTTCTGGGAAATGTTGGCACTAATGGTCAAAAAAAGtttccatcaacagttgaattcTGCAGCACCCCAGCAGAAAAAATGGCTGAAACG GTTCTACGCAGTTTGGATCCAGTAAGCTGTACAGAGAGCTCACCTGATAATCCATTTTCTAAGTCTTCACCAACCACCTTACttgctacaaagaaaaatattggaCGATTTCATCCCTATACAAGATATGAAAATATAACTTTCAATTGCTGTAATCACTGCCAGGGAGAACTTATTGCCCTTTAA